In Plasmodium vinckei vinckei genome assembly, chromosome: PVVCY_01, one DNA window encodes the following:
- a CDS encoding nucleolar GTP-binding protein 1, putative, which produces MNETNLYRFKDIKPVVSAKELVDVVLSRTQRKTPTEIHKGFKITRIRNFYMRKVKMCQELFKDKLQTIINDFPKLDDIHPFYSDLANILYDRDHYKLALGQCSYASKAVVKICHDYIKLLKFSSSLYKCKMLKISALGRMCKLIKKLQPSLLYLEEVRQNLARLPSINPHKKTILLSGAPNVGKSSFINCVSRANVEVQPYSFTTRNLYVGHFDHNLNRYQIIDTPGLLDRTLENRNTVEMTTIAALAHINGVIFFIIDISEECGMSIKEQINLLYSIKSLFSNKSIVIGLNKIDKGSLDSVSVENKLLIKKIVDDIKKTVKFCSFSTLTGVGVEEAKIAACELLKLDQASDILLDEQNIINKKLAANKPVVDRAPFIPESVIIAKKKKLEQEKQLKEQGTIHPESQGNTSENSLEGDQNNVVPSTMREMKYKKKNKARQSYLSNRTDDRKLEIDLQNENGGAGVYSVDIRKKYDIDEEYKYDVIPEIYNGKNISDFIDIDIEQKLLELEKEEEMMLNNDIEIDPLWFKTKKILEKMALKLNELRLSAKLNDEKQPIYHKRNKTVEEIEKKLDELNVDKTKILMSMTEKSKKSPTKSIKKDKVIKLISKQKQITDNIYNDTTKKLKIYQSTSTEIQRKKAYKLNKLAYRKIKKGTKGEADRSIPSIKPRHLFSGKRSIGKTSRR; this is translated from the coding sequence ATGAATGAAACAAACTTATACCGTTTCAAAGATATCAAGCCGGTGGTGAGTGCAAAGGAGCTGGTCGATGTTGTTTTATCGAGGACTCAAAGAAAAACACCGACCGAAATACATAAGGGATTTAAAATTACAAGGATaagaaatttttatatgaggAAAGTTAAAATGTGTCAAGAACTATTTAAAGATAAGTTacaaacaataataaatgattttCCTAAACTCGATGATATACATCCATTTTATTCTGATTTGGcaaacatattatatgataGAGACCATTATAAATTAGCGTTAGGACAATGTAGTTATGCAAGTAAAGCtgttgtaaaaatatgtcaCGATTATATTAAGCTATTAAAGTTTAGTTcttctttatataaatgtaaaatgCTTAAAATTAGTGCATTAGGAAGAATGTGTaaacttataaaaaaattacaaccAAGTTTATTATATCTAGAAGAAGTACGACAAAATTTAGCTCGATTACCTTCAATAAATCcacataaaaaaactatTCTACTATCTGGTGCTCCGAATGTAGGTAAATCATCATTCATCAATTGTGTATCTAGAGCTAATGTTGAAGTACAGCCATATTCATTTACTACAagaaatttatatgtagGTCATTTTGatcataatttaaatagaTACCAAATAATAGATACACCAGGTTTATTAGATAGGACATTAGAAAATCGTAACACTGTTGAAATGACAACAATAGCTGCACTAGCTCATATTAATggtgttatattttttattattgataTTAGTGAAGAATGTGGAATGTCAATTAaagaacaaataaatttactTTATTCAATTAAATctcttttttcaaataaatcaatTGTTATAggattaaataaaatcgaTAAAGGAAGTTTAGATAGTGTATCagttgaaaataaattattaattaaaaaaattgttgatgatataaaaaaaactgtTAAATTTTGTTCTTTTAGTACATTAACAGGAGTAGGTGTTGAAGAAGCTAAAATTGCTGCTTgtgaattattaaaattagaTCAAGCTTCAGATATTCTTTTAgatgaacaaaatattattaataaaaagctAGCTGCCAATAAGCCTGTTGTTGATAGGGCACCATTTATACCTGAATCAGTCATaattgcaaaaaaaaaaaaactcgAACAAGAAAAACAGCTAAAAGAACAAGGTACTATACATCCAGAAAGTCAAGGAAACACATCTGAAAATTCATTGGAAGGTGACCAAAATAATGTTGTACCAAGTACAATGCGtgaaatgaaatataaaaaaaaaaataaagctaGACAAAGCTATTTAAGTAATAGAACAGATGATAGGAAATTGGAAATAGatttacaaaatgaaaatggaGGTGCAGGAGTATATTCAGTagatataagaaaaaaatatgacattgatgaagaatataaatatgatgtTATTcctgaaatatataatggaaaaaatataagtgaTTTTATAGATATAGATATTGAACAAAAACTATTAGAAttagaaaaagaagaagagATGATGCTTAACAATGATATTGAAATTGATCCATTATGGTTTAagacgaaaaaaatattagaaaaaatggctttgaaattaaatgaattaaGATTAAGTGCAAAActaaatgatgaaaaacaACCTATATATCACAAACGAAATAAAACTGTTGAAGAAATAGAAAAGAAATTAGATGAATTAAATGTTGACAAGACAAAGATACTTATGAGTATGACTGAAAAATCCAAGAAATCCCCAACAAaatcaattaaaaaagataaagtTATAAAACTTATATCTAAACAGAAACAAATTAcagataatatatataatgatacaaccaaaaaattgaaaatatatcaaagtACATCAACCGAAATACAGAGAAAGAAggcatataaattaaataaacttgcttatagaaaaattaaaaaaggaacAAAAGGAGAAGCAGATCGATCTATCCCTTCCATAAAACCAAGACATTTATTTTCAGGAAAAAGGTCAATAGGAAAAACATCAAGAAGATAA
- a CDS encoding rhoptry protein ROP14, putative, with product MDDGFRDPTKLMINSKEIEKVKAFSRIKRSINNIFKQIFCNDTDDSYIYKIKGIESTFWCSQIIYTRIVLLACFFSFFVSWKQNAALIGENGLTPAKEFVDNLFNELKNYDLWTKIQKFHSLFWFIPTTDLAINLMAILGMVLSAGALLFNYVNVISVLVIYILLQSIYSIGNVWFNYVFEIELLELVFLCLFIVPLNKNSLKSKYSTTFLMKYVCRFFVFKVLIGTSLIRFRNTDLWGKLEGKYYLYETQPLPTIMSYFFHSYEFLSKFDNLFCILCECVFSFFLLFPIRVFRIIGGTFIFFYCILNFINQNSYLFYFLLLAPLMYCFDDKILFHIFTKSKKNKIINVIMDKIKNKHKSRRYFKSFDIFYFMGMTEDEVYNMYDSYFNIDYINSQNGLNTTHKNHTENSDDDRDEKENGEYDYNDEEKAFLKYGSSTKNEIHFYNNKNNSFFQNFKKDIYNIYNWLFKQKGLNYILISYNISKDIFINIIGSLVIFLFNCLAVCLIKLYNNIDSSEDGINMTISILFTTYFSLLLTYAIYIFLFTKNYIAHFISQISLLLSTILIYSYKIFPDGFTDKYYSCLFLFQLFCLFILSTLYLNNKRFIYKYLSQYCYLILFAHFIYLFGQNILSPDQVMNETINNFEFMNIYGSFGQINKTRHEIIIQGTNSQEIDNNTIWKNIEFNCKPDNNLKSLCFPIKLIYGFIPIIYIDRLDWHFSSLAYQNNQNILEHKWFEKFLIKLLQNDKQINSLLYKNPFLYNEANNLETTISLQVLDAVYKFSHTNGPEWWTVSSSETILDSEDILPDKLDAKREEKNKPTPSLIFFNSESDGKKSGKEMNYKLRQNNQTKLHNLIKENRDNKKSENQSAKMKKNDKNNNQPLSDSQIKEQIKKYILLPQISKDKNVYLKKSKRVNNLKNISNQHLANLLKIPTASDFYNPMKNKKFYDHSGKFGIKNKKYKFHKLNTKNNSIERNQNDQTFGITDTLKNTLDNAVNNSYTNFDSLNNYSDKMNRLGLLENYNNQTNLISNYIPQENVIKTLAQNNKDDNGVYLIETISENIDEDDT from the exons atggatgATGGTTTTAGAGACCCAACCAAACTTATGATTAACAGTaaagaaatagaaaaaGTTAAAGCATTTAGTAGAATAAAAAgaagtataaataatattttcaaacaaatattttgcAATGATACTGATGattcttatatatacaaaataaaggGCATTGAATCAACCTTTTGGTGCTCGCAAATt ATTTACACTCGAATAGTTTTGTTAGcctgttttttttccttttttgtCTCATGGAAGCAg AACGCAGCTTTGATAGGAGAAAATGGACTTACCCCGGCAAAAGAATTTGtagataatttatttaatgaattaaaaaattatgatttaTGGACAAAGATTCAGAAATTTCATTCCCTTTTCTGGTTTATTCCAACGACCGATCTAGCCATAAATTTGATGGCAATATTAG GAATGGTTCTTAGTGCAGGAGCTCTACTATTTAATTATGTTAACGTAATTAGTGTATTGgtgatttatatattgcTACAAAGTATTTATAGCATAGGGAATGTATGGTTTAATTATGTATTTGAAATTGAATTATTGGAATTAGTTTTTCTTTGTCTATTTATAGTtcctttaaataaaaacagtTTGAAAAGCAAATATTCaacaacatttttaatgaagTATGTTTGTcgattttttgtttttaaagtGTTGATAGGGACTAGTTTAATTAGATTTAGAAATACAGATTTGTGGGGAAAATTAGaaggaaaatattatttatatgaaacCCAACCATTACCAACAATAATGtcctatttttttcattcataCGAGTTTTTAAGCAAATTcgataatttattttgtatattatgtgaatgtgtattttcattttttcttttatttccaaTTAGAGTATTTAGAATAATAGGAGggacatttatatttttttattgcatccttaattttataaatcaaaattcttatcttttttattttttacttttagcACCATTGATGTATTGCTttgatgataaaatattattccatatttttacaaaatcaaaaaaaaataaaataataaatgtaatTATGGACaagattaaaaataaacataaaagtagacgatattttaaaagttttgatattttttattttatgggAATGACTGAAGATgaagtatataatatgtacgactcatattttaatatagattatataaatagccAAAATGGATTAAATACAACTCATAAAAATCATACAGAAAATTCTGATGATGATAGagatgaaaaagaaaatggaGAATATGATTACaatgatgaagaaaaagcatttttaaaatatggtagttcaacaaaaaatgaaatacatttttataataataaaaataatagtttttttcaaaattttaaaaaagatatatataatatttataactgGTTATTCAAACAAAAGGGtctaaattatatattaataagttataatatttctaaagatatttttattaatattataggTTCTttagttatttttttatttaattgtttAGCTGTATGcttgataaaattatataataatattgattCATCAGAAGATGGAATTAATATGACTATATCCATACTTTTTACAACATATTTCAGTCTTTTACTAACCTatgcaatatatatatttttatttactaaaaattatatagcACATTTTATAAGCCAAATAAGTTTACTATTATcaacaatattaatatattcatataaaatatttccagATGGTTTTAcagataaatattattcttGTTTATTCCTGtttcaattattttgtttatttatattatctactttatatttaaacaacaaaagatttatatataagtacTTGTCACAATATTGCTACCTTATTTTGTTTgcacattttatttatttatttgggCAAAACATTTTATCACCTGATCAAGTCATGAATGAAACaataaacaattttgaatttatgaatatatatggatCTTTTGGAcagataaataaaacaagacatgaaataattatacaaGGAACAAACTCTCAAGAAatagataataatacaatatggaaaaatattgaatttAATTGTAAACctgataataatttaaaaagtttatgTTTTCCTATTAAACTTATTTATGGTTTTATAcctattatttatattgataGACTTGATTGGCATTTTAGCTCTTTGgcatatcaaaataatcaaaatattttagaaCATAAATGgtttgaaaaatttttaattaaattattacaaaatgataaacaaattaattcATTACTTTATAAAAATCCATTTCTTTATAATGAAGCCAATAATTTGGAAACTACTATTTCTTTACAAGTTTTAGATGcagtatataaattttctcACACAAATGGACCTGAATGGTGGACCGTATCTTCTTCCGAAACTATACTTGATTCCGAAGATATTTTACCTGACAAATTAGATGCAAAAAgggaagaaaaaaataaacctACACCTAGCCTAATATTCTTTAATAGTGAAAGTGACGGAAAAAAATCAGGAAAAGAAATGAATTATAAGCTACGCCAAAATAACCAAACAAAACTTCATAACCtgataaaagaaaatcgtgataataaaaaaagtgaaaatcAATCAGccaaaatgaagaaaaatgacaaaaataataatcaacCCCTTTCAGATAGTCAAATAAaagaacaaataaaaaaatatatattattaccaCAAATTtctaaagataaaaatgtttatttaaaaaagagtAAAAGggttaataatttaaagaatatttCAAATCAACATTTGGCTAATTTGCTAAAAATACCAACAGCTAGCGATTTTTACAACcctatgaaaaataaaaaattttatgacCATTCAGGTAAATTtggaattaaaaataaaaaatacaaatttcataaattaaatacaaaaaataattcaatagAAAGAAATCAAAATGATCAAACATTTGGAATAACAgatacattaaaaaatacattagACAATGCTGTTAATAATTCTTATACTAATTTTGATTCTTTGAATAATTATTCAGACAAAATGAATAGGCTAGGTCTTTTGGAAAATTACAATAATCAAACTAATTTAATTTCTAATTATATTCCTCAAGAAAATGTTATTAAAACCCTGgcacaaaataataaagatgatAATGGAGTTTATTTAATCGAAACAATTTCAGAAAATATTGATGAGGATGATACATAA
- a CDS encoding apicoplast ribosomal protein L18 precursor, putative, translated as MRILVLVPPVFLYFICLIKCFTTNKRASLHKSFLISSSLKAKNKNTEAATPTRTKQKEHRRVKNEILQQLINEHAANKNEESVEDIKREVKNNLDVDKEILEGKRIPRMRIKNTNNHIYASIIDDYKKHILCFTCSRDPNLSNILGTYVKKETNRIVNDGKTIKSAWEIGKIIGRKALNKGIFKVRFDRGRHKYEGKVEALAEGARAVGLIL; from the exons ATGCGCATTTTAGTTTTAGTACCTcctgtatttttatattttatttgtttgatAAAATGCTTTACTACTAATAAAAGGGCTTCATTACACAAAAGTTTTTTAATCTCTTCATCGTTaaaagcaaaaaataaaaatacagaGGCAGCTACACCAACGCGCACCAAACAAAAGGAACACAGACgagtaaaaaat GAAATATTACaacaattaataaatgaacatgctgctaataaaaatgaagaaagtGTTGAAGATATAAAGAGagaagtaaaaaataacttgGATGttgataaagaaatattagaAGGAAAACGAATACCAAGAATGaggataaaaaatacaaataatcatatatatgcatcaATTATAGATgactataaaaaacatatattatgttttacATGTTCTAGAGATCCAAActtatcaaatatattaggGACATATGTTAAAAAGGAAACAAATAGAATAGTTAATGATGGGAAAACCATTAAATCAGCATGGGAGATTGGAAAAATTATTGGAAGAAAAGCATTAAATAAAGGTATATTTAAAGTAAGGTTTGATAGAGGTAGACATAAATATGAAGGTAAAGTAGAAGCTTTAGCCGAAGGTGCAAGAGCCGTTGGTCTTATTTTGTAG
- a CDS encoding AP-3 complex subunit beta, putative, whose protein sequence is MEGFKFNIKLPLIEKASTNVKDIISHIKLNDGLYFEKGKIDHEEVVCNLKNNNVYKKIEAMKHILIAHILKKNVSSFFFNVLTNISVDNLILKKLIYNYLILYAHGNTDLTLLSANSFKKDLNNNNYQIRSWALRAMASIKSIDIINILIGSLKRLSNDNSPYVRKTCADVIPSIYFVDKDQFIFLRKLLIKLISDRELTVVSSAIISFSTICIYNQIERPYHHDELHNPELHSTTITLSKDQHYQDSTEFTNFDTNRARENVSTQVNQITNDPTVSTHEQNELKSENMHNSDSHFMDMGDADHIFSSLSFLHTHYYKLCKYLLYMHPYNQTYLIDLLLRYCRMFYKNPLKNEKINLKKKEKIYDNNISNDDYDTYDEYKNYTIDIEIFINKLVVLLSSSSYCVVLASISALYNLTELTYKEEIIQAILFCLLKSNVEKNDETYEVFLKSVKPIIKLLKNDFNPYISYFFISSHDSTIKKLIKIDILYMLSKKDNKLIILNEFIHALYIPNNKEIIIKKLFKYITEIALQSSECLSKVIDQIMIMLNSNIKIYSYESILSLRKLLQQNDSKKIKKIIFFLTKILLQVQSNEVKISILWILANYQKYIDYLLLFDLSRILVKSFENSDYSFKIHIIHFLFKIWIYQYGSIIKSTSCENNKNTNSPTSNKSDNNFNEQKTNHDKKNHDDNDNIEKNFLLFEKLCKNCFFIASRDKNFDVQDTSKFYYHIMLIINKLKLQKMLDHQLLQSNIFNQTISDFTLSLSYLKFFYLYSGRSIIPHSLKLGLNNLNENKSGPPYSQYEQGSHDNSEDKKINILQLNTISNLLDTKIPSYINLPDFAQTDLPNTEHANNIDKEKKQPISFSSDDLKYNKKIANNINPHIFVNIDDFYKEEKVNSYQNKFSNFSDTSFLINKGAKIQGEDDESDDNQQSQKINDLEKSEDAKTGIYEEVEDIEKFFFNNNE, encoded by the coding sequence atggaaggatttaaatttaatataaaactgCCATTAATTGAAAAGGCATCTACAAATGTAAAGGATATCATCTCTCACATCAAATTAAATGATggattatattttgaaaaaggGAAGATTGATCATGAAGAAGTAGTTtgtaatttgaaaaataataatgtttataaaaagatTGAAGCAATgaaacatatattaatagctcatattttaaaaaaaaatgtttcttcttttttttttaatgttctaacaaatatatcagtagataatttaatattaaaaaaattaatttataattatttaattttatatgctCATGGAAACACAGATTTGACACTACTTTCAGCaaattcatttaaaaaagatttaaacaataataattatcagATTAGATCATGGGCATTAAGAGCAATGGCATCAATTAAATCAAtagatataattaatatattgatAGGTTCTTTAAAACGACTTTCAAATGATAACTCACCTTATGTTCGCAAGACATGTGCTGATGTTATAccttctatatattttgttgatAAAGAtcagtttatttttttaagaaaaCTTTTAATCAAACTTATTTCAGATAGAGAGTTAACTGTCGTCTCTTCAGCTATTATATCTTTTAGTACTATTTGTATTTACAATCAAATAGAGCGTCCCTATCATCACGATGAATTACATAATCCCGAACTTCACTCCACCACGATTACACTTTCCAAAGACCAACACTACCAGGACTCCACAGAATTTACAAACTTTGATACTAATCGGGCTAGAGAAAATGTCTCAACCCAGGTAAATCAAATTACCAACGACCCAACAGTTAGCACTCACGAgcaaaatgaattaaaaagtgaaaacATGCATAATAGCGATTCCCATTTTATGGACATGGGTGATGCGGACCATATATTTAGTTCACTATCATTTTTACACACACACTATTATAAGTTGTGTAAATATTTGCTATACATGCATCCGTATAATCAAACGTACTTGATAGACTTGCTATTACGATATTGTAGaatgttttataaaaaccctttaaaaaatgaaaaaataaatttgaaaaaaaaagaaaaaatatatgacaaTAACATAAGCAATGATGATTATGACACATATGATgagtataaaaattatacaattgatattgaaatatttattaataaattggtagtattattatcatcaaGTAGTTATTGTGTTGTTTTGGCATCTATATCtgctttatataatttaactGAACTTACATATAAAGAGGAAATAATTCAAgccatattattttgcttattaaaaagtaacgtagaaaaaaatgatgaaacaTATGAAGTATTTCTAAAAAGTGTAAAAcctattataaaattattaaaaaatgattttaatCCATATATATCTTACTTCTTTATTAGCAGTCATGATagtacaataaaaaaattaataaaaatagatatattatatatgctaagtaaaaaagataataaacTGATTATACTAAATGAATTTATACATGCATTATACATACCTAACAACAaggaaattattattaaaaagctgtttaaatatattactgAAATTGCATTACAAAGTTCAGAATGTTTATCTAAAGTTATTGATCAAATTATGATTATGTtaaattcaaatataaaaatatattcatatgaatctatattatcattaagaaaattattacaacaaaatgatagtaaaaaaattaaaaaaattatattttttttaacgaAGATATTATTACAAGTTCAATCAAATGAAGTTAAAATCTCAATCTTATGGATTTTAGCAAATTaccaaaaatatattgactatcttcttctttttGATCTATCTAGAATATTAGTAAAATCATTTGAAAATTCAGATTACTCCTTTAAAATACACATCAttcatttcctttttaaaatatggatCTACCAATATGGTTCCATAATTAAAAGTACCTCctgtgaaaataataaaaacacaAACTCACCCACTTCCAATAAATCTGATAACAACTTTAACGAGCAGAAAACAAATCATGATAAAAAGAATCATGatgataatgataatatagagaaaaactttttattgtttgaaaaattatgtaaaaattgtttttttatagcatcaagagataaaaattttgatgTTCAAGATACCAGTAAATTTTACTACCACATTATgcttataataaataaattaaaattacaaaaaatgttagATCACCAACTTTTACAAtccaatatttttaatcaaACAATCTCAGACTTCACATTATCTTTatcttatttaaaatttttttatctatacTCTGGAAGATCAATAATTCCACATTCCTTAAAACTAggattaaataatttaaatgaaaataaatcagGTCCACCATATTCTCAATATGAACAAGGTAGTCATGATAATAgtgaagataaaaaaataaatatattacaacTAAATACTATATCAAACTTATTAGATACTAAAATACCAtcttatattaatttaccTGACTTTGCACAAACGGATTTACCAAACACCGAGCATGCTAATAATATTGAcaaggaaaaaaaacaacctATCAGTTTTTCATCAgatgatttaaaatataataaaaaaattgctaataatattaatccTCACATCTTTGTAAATATTgatgatttttataaagaagaaaaagtTAACTcttatcaaaataaattttcaaatttttcgGATACttcctttttaattaataaggGAGCAAAGATTCAGGGTGAAGATGATGAATCAGATGATAATCAACAGtctcaaaaaataaatgaccTTGAAAAATCTGAAGATGCGAAGACTGGAATTTATGAGGAGGTTGAAGATATTgaaaagtttttttttaataataatgaatag